A region from the Streptosporangium sp. NBC_01756 genome encodes:
- a CDS encoding amidohydrolase codes for MTHHTTTDDLGGTPVSGASAEIHERIAEEIGRLSDDLIGLSLDLHAHPETAMNEKYAAGRLTEMLHRDFTVEEGLGGLPTAFRGTAGSGAPVLAFLCEYDALPGIGHGCGHNLIAAGGIGAAIALRRAAPELPGTVSCIGTPGEEGAGGKVLLLEAGAFDGVDAALMFHPGDTTMPIRHATATRQLVLEFHGVAAHAAASAQDGRSALAAVIQFFTGVDALRQFVPESSRLHGIITHGGEAPNVVPAYTRAEFMVRALTGDVVDDLVGRVEAIAAAAAAATGTTVQISRGLGYSERKNNHVIAGLVAGHLRRQGVRVEQPVLRGGTGSSDIGNVSLVLPTVHPYLQVMDSGTPTHSLAMTEAVARPRAQQAMLRMATALACAGADLLADPELFDAVRAEFATRGPDLPA; via the coding sequence TTGACTCACCACACGACGACGGACGACCTGGGAGGCACCCCTGTGAGCGGCGCCAGCGCCGAGATCCACGAGCGGATCGCGGAAGAGATCGGCAGACTGTCGGACGACCTGATCGGGCTGAGCCTCGACCTGCACGCCCACCCCGAGACTGCGATGAACGAGAAGTACGCGGCGGGCCGGCTGACCGAGATGCTGCACCGGGACTTCACGGTGGAGGAGGGGCTCGGTGGCCTGCCCACCGCATTCCGGGGCACCGCGGGCAGCGGGGCGCCGGTGCTCGCGTTCCTCTGCGAGTACGACGCGCTGCCCGGCATCGGACACGGATGCGGGCACAACCTGATCGCCGCCGGCGGGATCGGCGCGGCGATCGCGCTCCGCCGTGCCGCGCCGGAACTACCCGGCACCGTGTCCTGCATCGGCACGCCCGGCGAGGAGGGCGCGGGCGGCAAGGTGCTGCTGCTGGAGGCCGGTGCGTTCGACGGCGTGGACGCCGCGCTGATGTTCCACCCGGGCGACACGACGATGCCGATCCGGCACGCCACCGCCACACGTCAACTCGTGCTGGAGTTCCACGGGGTGGCCGCACACGCCGCGGCCAGCGCCCAGGACGGACGCAGCGCGCTGGCCGCGGTGATCCAGTTCTTCACCGGGGTGGACGCGCTGCGTCAGTTCGTACCCGAGTCCAGCCGTCTGCACGGGATCATCACGCACGGCGGCGAGGCGCCCAACGTGGTGCCGGCCTACACCCGGGCCGAGTTCATGGTCCGAGCACTCACCGGTGACGTCGTGGACGACCTCGTCGGCCGGGTGGAGGCCATCGCCGCCGCGGCCGCCGCGGCGACCGGGACCACCGTGCAGATCAGCCGGGGACTGGGCTACTCCGAGCGCAAGAACAACCACGTGATCGCCGGTCTGGTCGCCGGACATCTGCGCCGCCAGGGCGTGCGTGTCGAGCAGCCGGTGCTGCGCGGCGGCACGGGCTCCTCCGACATCGGCAACGTGAGCCTGGTGCTGCCGACCGTCCATCCCTACCTGCAGGTGATGGACTCCGGCACGCCGACCCACTCGCTGGCCATGACCGAGGCCGTCGCCCGGCCTCGGGCGCAGCAGGCCATGTTGCGAATGGCCACCGCGCTGGCCTGTGCCGGGGCCGACCTGCTCGCCGACCCGGAACTGTTCGACGCGGTGCGGGCGGAGTTCGCGACCCGCG
- a CDS encoding dipeptidase, with translation MIPYAADIDRLPPYPLDLDDGQRERVDRLLSGVVVSLHDHPVRLPDPITPESWAEHTRVGTEHIGHAGLNGSGLTIVLASSLVEPDQDRLLRWADQMRAGLAVSATGPRLLPALEDLGSIGTDLDGIPALYAAGIRSSGLAYNAGNPLGGGLGQPVDEGLTPLGRQAVGVMNQLGMLVDLAHVGDRTSIEAAAASSEPVVISHAGARARWPSPRMKPDDVLRAVAATSGVIGVEAAPGSTRVEGRPEHDLDAVMAHVEYIAELVGVDHVGLGPDTFFGDHAGLYAAAGWAPQPVPGHEGVPLPDHVAGMENPAEAPRNAAGWLVRRGWADADIAKILGGNAERVLGTVLR, from the coding sequence GCGGACATCGACCGGCTGCCGCCGTACCCACTGGACCTGGACGACGGGCAGCGCGAACGGGTCGATCGGCTGCTGTCCGGAGTGGTGGTGTCGCTGCACGACCATCCGGTCCGGCTACCCGACCCGATCACCCCGGAGAGCTGGGCGGAGCACACCCGCGTGGGCACCGAGCACATCGGACACGCCGGTCTGAACGGATCCGGGTTGACCATCGTGCTGGCCAGTTCCCTGGTCGAACCCGACCAGGACCGGTTGCTGCGCTGGGCCGACCAGATGCGTGCCGGCCTCGCCGTCTCCGCCACCGGGCCGAGGCTCCTGCCGGCGCTGGAGGATCTGGGCAGCATCGGCACCGACCTGGACGGCATCCCCGCCTTGTACGCGGCCGGGATCCGCTCCTCCGGGCTGGCCTACAACGCGGGCAATCCACTCGGCGGCGGCCTCGGACAGCCGGTCGACGAGGGGCTCACCCCGCTCGGCCGCCAGGCGGTGGGCGTGATGAACCAGCTCGGCATGCTGGTCGACCTGGCCCATGTCGGTGACCGCACCAGCATCGAGGCCGCCGCCGCCAGCAGCGAGCCGGTGGTGATCAGCCATGCCGGCGCGCGGGCCCGGTGGCCGAGCCCGCGGATGAAGCCGGACGATGTGCTGCGCGCGGTCGCCGCCACGTCAGGTGTGATCGGGGTGGAGGCCGCGCCGGGATCCACCCGGGTGGAGGGCAGGCCTGAGCATGATCTGGACGCGGTGATGGCGCACGTCGAGTACATCGCGGAGCTCGTCGGCGTGGACCACGTCGGGCTGGGCCCGGACACCTTCTTCGGGGACCACGCCGGGCTGTACGCGGCGGCCGGGTGGGCGCCGCAACCGGTGCCCGGCCATGAGGGAGTTCCGCTGCCCGACCACGTCGCCGGCATGGAGAACCCGGCTGAGGCACCGCGCAACGCGGCCGGCTGGCTGGTGCGCCGGGGCTGGGCGGACGCCGACATCGCAAAGATTCTCGGCGGAAATGCCGAACGCGTGCTCGGCACGGTGCTGCGTTGA